In one window of Hyla sarda isolate aHylSar1 chromosome 1, aHylSar1.hap1, whole genome shotgun sequence DNA:
- the GCNT1 gene encoding beta-1,3-galactosyl-O-glycosyl-glycoprotein beta-1,6-N-acetylglucosaminyltransferase, translating to MLRRRLRHCKASRLGLLLLIALTAATLTVVKNHNKTAYFTNRNLEIAEENHNSNVNCTKILRGDIEAIQNAKLELLTVKYRREQHRLTENDYINMTKDCYSFTRDRKYILYPLSDEEREFSIAYSIVVHHKIDMLERLLRTIYMPQNYYCIHVDKKSSESFMAAVKGISSCFENVFIASESENVVYASWRRVQADLNCMKDLHHAGAQWKYLINLCGMDFPIKTNREMVQMLKALKGENSLETEKMPPHKEVRWRKHYEITDNGIRKTDVDKMPPPFEIPVFSGSAYFVFSRAFVSNVLEDDKIRTILEWSKDTYSPDEFLWATLQRFPGMPGSVPANSKYDVSDMNSIARFVKWEYLEGDVAKGAPYPPCSGTHVRSVCVFGGGDLQFMLGKHHLFANKFDMDVDPTAIQCLEEYLRHKALYPQIQD from the coding sequence ATGCTGAGAAGAAGATTACGCCATTGTAAAGCCAGCCGATTAGGCTTGTTGCTTTTAATCGCACTCACTGCAGCCACCCTCACAGTGGTAAAGAACCACAACAAAACAGCATATTTTACGAACAGAAACTTAGAAATTGCTGAGGAGAACCACAATAGTAATGTGAACTGTACAAAGATCCTCAGGGGTGACATTGAGGCGATCCAGAATGCCAAACTAGAGCTCCTCACTGTGAAATACAGGAGAGAGCAGCATCGTCTGACTGAAAATGACTACATCAATATGACCAAAGATTGTTACTCTTTCACTAGAGATCGGAAATATATTTTATATCCACTTAGCGATGAAGAACGTGAATTCTCCATAGCCTATTCAATAGTggttcatcataaaattgatatgCTGGAAAGACTTTTGCGTACTATATACATGCCTCAGAATTATTACTGCATTCATGTGGACAAGAAATCTTCAGAATCttttatggctgcagtaaaagGCATCTCCTCCTGCTTTGAAAATGTCTTTATAGCCTCTGAATCTGAGAATGTAGTGTATGCTTCGTGGAGACGTGTGCAGGCTGACCTCAATTGCATGAAAGATCTTCACCATGCGGGAGCCCAGTGGAAGTACTTAATAAACCTCTGTGGCATGGATTTTCCTATAAAAACCAACCGAGAAATGGTACAGATGTTAAAAGCATTGAAAGGTGAAAACAGCCTAGAAACCGAAAAAATGCCACCACACAAGGAAGTACGGTGGAGGAAGCATTATGAGATAACTGATAATGGTATTAGGAAAACAGACGTTGACAAGATGCCGCCACCATTTGAAATCCCAGTGTTTTCTGGTAGTGCCTATTTTGTTTTCAGTAGAGCGTTTGTTAGCAATGTCTTGGAAGATGACAAAATCAGGACGATCCTAGAGTGGTCTAAGGACACTTATAGCCCAGATGAATTTTTATGGGCAACTCTACAAAGATTTCCCGGAATGCCCGGATCTGTTCCTGCTAATAGTAAATATGATGTTTCAGACATGAATTCCATTGCCAGGTTTGTGAAGTGGGAATACCTGGAGGGAGATGTTGCTAAAGGAGCACCATATCCACCGTGTAGTGGGACTCATGTGCGTTCAGTGTGCGTGTTCGGTGGGGGTGACTTGCAGTTTATGTTAGGGAAGCATCACCTGTTTGCTAATAAATTTGACATGGACGTAGACCCTACTGCTATTCAGTGCCTAGAAGAATATCTGAGACATAAAGCACTATATCCACAAATACAAGACTGA